From Pseudovibrio sp. Tun.PSC04-5.I4, a single genomic window includes:
- a CDS encoding oligosaccharide flippase family protein — protein MPQSTHKKVLPILDKVLSAILSKGEAGGAQRSALIVFTMRILSAALAYIMQVILARWMGASEYGVFIVVWTLVIILSVFSGLGFSVSLLRFIPEYIEKKQYGLLNGLLFSVRFLVLISSTTIAAFGVSIAWLFSDFISNIYILPIYLIAICLPMHTYTGMLEGIARANDWQLKAMAPDFIGRPLLVLVFMLIALLLGFPPTAVTACIVTIAAVWTVTFFQVIMTEVSLHKVRHPAPRKLEIKSWLLVSIPMLAVDGFFQLITSSDVILIGLWLPPDQVGIYFAASRTLALMHFVYYAVRAASAPRMARLYHAGDMDGLRDFVGSAAKMTFWPTLFMGVFVMVVGPFLLALFGEGFTEGTPILYILVMGVLARAAVGPVDALLTLSGHQNSCAKIYASVFVVNLLLNTALIPTFGLYGAALATTLAIFFEAFILYRSAYKHLGLHTFILPKKRREIAGNEAG, from the coding sequence TTGCCCCAGAGTACCCACAAAAAGGTACTCCCGATTCTGGACAAGGTGCTCAGTGCTATCCTCAGCAAAGGCGAAGCCGGAGGGGCGCAGCGCTCAGCTCTGATTGTATTTACAATGCGCATTCTCAGTGCCGCTCTCGCTTACATCATGCAGGTTATTCTGGCGCGGTGGATGGGAGCATCAGAATACGGTGTCTTCATTGTTGTCTGGACACTGGTCATCATCCTCAGCGTCTTTTCAGGACTCGGTTTTTCAGTCTCCCTATTGCGCTTTATTCCCGAGTACATCGAAAAGAAACAGTATGGTCTGTTAAACGGCCTGCTTTTCAGCGTTCGTTTTCTCGTTCTAATCAGCTCAACAACAATCGCGGCATTCGGCGTCAGTATTGCATGGCTTTTTTCCGACTTCATATCAAACATCTATATTCTGCCGATCTACCTGATTGCCATTTGCCTGCCCATGCACACCTACACAGGCATGCTGGAAGGCATAGCCAGAGCAAACGATTGGCAGCTTAAAGCCATGGCGCCAGATTTCATCGGTCGCCCACTGCTCGTGCTTGTCTTCATGTTGATCGCATTGCTGCTAGGTTTTCCACCAACAGCTGTCACAGCATGCATCGTCACCATTGCAGCCGTTTGGACTGTCACCTTCTTCCAAGTCATTATGACGGAAGTTTCCCTGCATAAAGTGCGCCACCCTGCCCCGCGTAAGCTGGAAATAAAATCCTGGCTGCTGGTCTCCATTCCCATGCTGGCAGTCGACGGGTTCTTTCAGCTCATCACCAGTTCCGACGTTATTCTCATCGGCCTTTGGCTTCCACCTGATCAGGTCGGCATCTATTTCGCAGCGTCCCGCACGCTTGCACTGATGCACTTCGTCTATTACGCAGTGCGCGCAGCCAGCGCCCCTCGCATGGCCCGCCTCTACCATGCGGGCGATATGGATGGCCTGAGAGATTTCGTTGGCAGTGCGGCTAAAATGACCTTCTGGCCAACCTTATTCATGGGGGTGTTTGTTATGGTGGTTGGGCCTTTCCTTCTCGCATTGTTTGGAGAAGGCTTCACTGAAGGAACACCCATCCTTTACATCCTCGTCATGGGTGTTTTAGCCCGCGCAGCAGTTGGCCCGGTGGATGCATTGCTCACGCTCTCAGGGCACCAGAATTCCTGCGCCAAAATCTACGCCAGCGTATTTGTCGTCAATCTACTGCTCAACACAGCGCTGATCCCGACATTCGGCCTTTATGGCGCGGCTTTGGCAACAACACTGGCTATCTTTTTCGAAGCATTTATTCTTTATCGCAGCGCCTATAAACATCTTGGCCTGCACACATTTATTTTACCTAAGAAGAGACGAGAAATCGCAGGAAATGAAGCAGGATAG
- a CDS encoding inducible mutagenesis protein A, protein MNAKTPQIAELRQRLAVLEGCLPSTVQLAPIPVSAQTVQGPAPLGAERNTGVFHSATGPQRFLFGVPKLDDLFERKGLYCSSLHEFYAEEMRLSGALSGFICAVLCVLGTQRKGAILWVTDPAVQREIGIPHAPGLVQFGMDPAQIVFVRPQKTEEVLWAMEEGAQCSTLCAVVGEVAGSFKNFDLTVTRRLALRAGQSGVPVFLVRHGAEADPSAALSRWHIAPQQSRFSGATRARRFMPSRAFVGNPSWRVTLEKNRDGRPGFCDLEWNHANRSFNEAPAHSVPVVRRTGNRPDLPAGSGRVVALRPHG, encoded by the coding sequence ATGAACGCGAAAACACCGCAAATTGCAGAGTTGCGCCAACGCCTAGCGGTACTCGAGGGTTGCCTCCCTTCGACGGTGCAGCTTGCGCCGATCCCTGTATCCGCCCAAACAGTACAGGGACCGGCTCCTCTTGGAGCGGAGCGGAATACCGGTGTTTTTCATAGTGCTACAGGCCCTCAGCGTTTCTTGTTTGGAGTGCCAAAACTGGACGATCTCTTTGAAAGAAAAGGGCTTTATTGCTCGTCTCTGCATGAGTTCTATGCGGAGGAGATGCGGCTTTCAGGGGCCTTATCTGGCTTTATCTGTGCGGTTTTGTGTGTGCTGGGAACGCAGCGCAAAGGTGCCATATTGTGGGTAACCGATCCGGCTGTGCAAAGAGAAATAGGTATACCTCACGCCCCAGGTCTTGTGCAGTTTGGGATGGACCCTGCCCAGATTGTGTTTGTCCGACCCCAAAAAACGGAGGAGGTTTTATGGGCGATGGAAGAGGGCGCACAATGTTCAACACTCTGTGCTGTTGTTGGTGAAGTCGCCGGGTCGTTCAAAAACTTTGATTTGACGGTGACGCGTAGACTGGCGCTGCGAGCAGGACAATCAGGTGTTCCGGTGTTTCTTGTGCGTCATGGGGCTGAAGCCGACCCAAGTGCTGCTTTAAGCCGCTGGCATATTGCGCCGCAACAGTCGCGTTTTTCAGGGGCAACTCGAGCGCGGAGGTTCATGCCTTCCCGTGCATTTGTCGGTAATCCAAGTTGGCGGGTGACTTTGGAGAAAAACAGAGATGGCCGTCCTGGCTTCTGTGACTTGGAGTGGAACCATGCAAACCGTAGTTTCAACGAAGCGCCAGCGCATTCTGTGCCTGTGGTTCGCCGAACTGGCAACCGACCGGATTTGCCGGCGGGATCTGGGCGGGTCGTGGCTTTGCGACCACACGGCTAA
- a CDS encoding DNA polymerase Y family protein, whose translation MNKAAVEVGLSFGDALSDARARVPEVKAEEGIPEADEALLAALADWCDRYTPLVATSGEDTLLLDVSGCAHLFGGEDALLEDCLSRLKLQGFTASGAVADSVGAAWAVARSDGGVVAPKEQRETLENLSISLLRVEEKVVASLSRVGLKVIGDLLDRPRAPLANRFGEALVQRLDQALGMEGEPISPRLYTPALVVERRFFEPIAREDDVLAVIQSLAENLQKALERRQEDGRAFELVLFRVDGVVSRLAVGTSGPVRSPALVLRLFREKLKTVGDELDAGFGYDLIRLGALKTQDCTAAQLDLGGGSCHEDDLAELVDRLGARLGLAQVSRFLPQNEHLPEAQSLLVPAATVRETALYWTGVEDERDNEALLEHPLRLLPHGEQIETVAMVPDGRPLRFRWRKASYEISGSEGPQRIAPPWWQNDAGTRDYYRVEDQEGRRFWLYREGMYGEQSKTPRWFLQGLYA comes from the coding sequence GTGAATAAAGCGGCTGTTGAGGTGGGGCTCTCTTTTGGGGATGCCTTGAGTGACGCGCGTGCTCGCGTGCCAGAGGTGAAGGCGGAAGAGGGGATTCCTGAGGCAGATGAAGCCTTACTCGCTGCGTTGGCGGATTGGTGTGATCGCTATACGCCACTCGTTGCGACGTCTGGTGAGGATACCCTGCTGTTGGATGTTTCCGGCTGTGCCCATCTTTTCGGCGGCGAGGATGCTTTGCTAGAGGACTGCCTCTCTCGTTTGAAATTGCAAGGTTTTACAGCATCCGGCGCGGTTGCAGATAGTGTTGGTGCTGCGTGGGCCGTTGCGCGCAGTGATGGCGGAGTGGTTGCCCCTAAAGAGCAGCGCGAGACCCTTGAAAATCTAAGCATAAGCTTGCTGAGGGTTGAAGAAAAAGTGGTTGCTTCTCTATCGCGCGTTGGTCTGAAGGTGATTGGTGATCTGCTGGACCGGCCTCGGGCTCCCTTGGCAAATCGCTTTGGTGAAGCGCTTGTTCAGCGGCTGGACCAGGCGTTGGGCATGGAAGGAGAACCGATCTCTCCGCGGCTTTATACGCCTGCTCTGGTGGTTGAGCGGCGGTTTTTTGAGCCGATTGCTCGTGAAGATGATGTGCTTGCTGTTATTCAATCTCTTGCTGAGAACCTGCAAAAGGCTTTGGAGCGACGTCAGGAAGATGGGCGTGCTTTTGAGCTGGTGCTGTTCCGAGTTGATGGGGTGGTGAGCCGCCTTGCAGTTGGGACAAGCGGCCCGGTGCGCTCTCCTGCTTTGGTTCTTCGGTTGTTCAGGGAAAAACTGAAGACAGTTGGTGATGAGCTGGATGCTGGATTTGGCTATGATCTCATTCGCTTAGGTGCGCTTAAAACTCAAGATTGCACGGCTGCGCAGTTGGATCTTGGAGGTGGTAGTTGTCATGAAGATGATCTGGCGGAGCTTGTGGACCGGTTGGGCGCGCGATTGGGACTTGCTCAGGTCAGTCGGTTTTTACCTCAAAATGAGCACCTGCCGGAAGCGCAGAGTTTGTTGGTGCCTGCGGCCACTGTGCGAGAAACTGCGCTTTACTGGACCGGGGTGGAGGATGAGAGAGACAATGAGGCGCTGTTGGAGCACCCATTGCGATTGCTACCTCATGGTGAGCAGATTGAAACTGTGGCGATGGTGCCGGACGGGCGGCCTTTGCGGTTTCGTTGGCGTAAAGCTTCCTATGAGATCTCAGGCAGTGAAGGGCCGCAGAGGATCGCGCCACCGTGGTGGCAAAATGATGCTGGAACGCGTGATTACTACCGTGTTGAAGATCAGGAAGGTCGGCGGTTCTGGTTATATCGGGAGGGTATGTATGGCGAACAAAGCAAAACACCTCGCTGGTTCCTTCAAGGGCTATATGCCTGA
- a CDS encoding error-prone DNA polymerase: MRGSGYAELCCATNFSFLRGASQPEELVFTSKNIGLKGLGVCDRNSLAGVVRAHVTAETAKLRMVTGARLCFIDGSSEILCWPVDRKAYGRLTQLLTIGNRRAPKGECHLRLEDLLEQGAGFIIAPVVNRLANETSLSKLKETLEALKSVFGAQVRLAVALTYGANDRRFLLQMMELADFCGLRVLAVNDVLYHEPARRPLHDIMSCIRLHETLESAGRKLEANAERYLKTYEEMAHLFQDCPEALSESLRILDEIDFKLSELKYDYPKEEIASGLSPQEELARLAEEGAHKRYPAGVPESVNKSICYELSLIEELKYAPYFLTVYDIVRFARSKGILCQGRGSAANSVVCFCIGITEVDPKRAGLLFERFISVERKEPPDIDVDFEHERREEVIQYIYQKYGRERAGLAATVITYRSRSALREVAKVFGLSEDAAGALSGTVWGRSSRGGNEDQIREAGLDPEEVVVSQVLKYARELIGFPRHLSQHVGGFVITQGRLDEVVPVMNAAMEGRTTIEWDKDDLEALGLLKIDVLALGMLTAIRKALDLLRDNYDQDLTIGSIPPEDGDVYDMICRADTLGVFQIESRAQMSMLPRLRPREFYDLVIEVAIVRPGPIQGDMVHPYLRRRQKKEAVHYPKEELRDVLGKTLGVPLFQEQAMKIAIVAADFTPGEADRLRRAMATFRRVGTIQTFQDKMVNGMVARGYEKDFAERCFKQIEGFGEYGFPESHAASFALLVYASCWLKARYPDVFCAAMLNSQPMGFYAPAQLVRDAREHGVDVREVDINLSRWDATLEPDGDAWRRLHPCHKEMQGTIKSEHAVRLGLRSIKGLAQADIEKLVAARGRGYDSVRDLWLRTGLSRSVIAKLAEADAFRSLGLDRRGALWAAQGLEAGGAAERLPLFDRADLHELRPEPDVNLPPMLPGEHIMADYQSLTLSLKGHPVSFVRNTLARARVVMCADLQGFGSGRKISVAGLVLVRQRPGSAKGVIFMTVEDEGGIANVIVWPKCFEKYRALVLGTRFIKVTGRLQNAEGVIHVIAEHLEDMTDLLGQLSVAKFAGAALAHADEVRRPVIELAAKIQPGRGLAKLVQEVPEVAKDFADLAQKARQVLPGGRNFH, translated from the coding sequence ATGCGCGGCTCCGGGTATGCGGAGCTGTGCTGCGCAACCAATTTCTCATTTTTGAGAGGCGCTTCGCAACCGGAAGAGCTGGTTTTTACCTCTAAAAACATAGGCTTGAAAGGGCTTGGTGTATGTGACCGTAATTCACTTGCCGGTGTGGTGCGGGCGCATGTGACGGCTGAAACAGCTAAGCTGCGCATGGTGACTGGTGCGCGCCTTTGCTTCATTGATGGTTCGTCAGAGATTTTATGCTGGCCGGTTGATCGCAAAGCTTATGGACGGTTGACTCAACTGCTGACCATAGGCAATCGCCGTGCGCCTAAAGGGGAGTGCCATCTGCGGCTTGAGGATTTGCTGGAGCAAGGGGCTGGATTTATTATCGCTCCGGTTGTGAATAGGCTCGCGAATGAAACAAGCCTTTCAAAACTCAAGGAAACTCTGGAGGCGCTGAAGTCTGTTTTCGGTGCGCAAGTCCGATTGGCTGTAGCCCTGACCTATGGAGCTAATGACCGCCGGTTTTTGCTGCAGATGATGGAATTGGCGGATTTTTGCGGTTTACGAGTTCTGGCGGTGAATGATGTGCTTTATCACGAACCGGCGCGGCGCCCCTTACATGACATCATGAGCTGCATTCGACTTCATGAAACGTTGGAGAGTGCGGGCCGAAAACTGGAAGCAAATGCAGAGCGTTACCTCAAAACCTATGAGGAGATGGCGCATTTGTTTCAAGATTGTCCTGAGGCTTTGTCAGAGTCCCTGCGGATTCTGGATGAGATTGATTTCAAGTTATCTGAATTGAAATATGATTACCCGAAAGAGGAAATTGCTTCTGGCCTGTCTCCTCAAGAGGAGTTGGCGCGGTTGGCGGAGGAGGGGGCTCATAAGAGGTATCCTGCTGGGGTTCCGGAAAGCGTAAACAAATCAATTTGTTATGAGTTGAGTCTGATTGAAGAGTTAAAATATGCACCGTATTTTTTGACGGTCTATGACATTGTTCGGTTTGCGCGCTCTAAAGGCATTTTGTGTCAGGGGCGCGGGTCTGCGGCCAACTCGGTGGTTTGTTTTTGTATCGGAATTACAGAGGTTGATCCTAAGCGGGCGGGCCTGTTGTTTGAACGGTTTATTTCCGTCGAGCGTAAGGAACCCCCTGATATTGATGTGGATTTTGAGCATGAACGGCGTGAAGAGGTCATTCAGTATATCTACCAGAAGTACGGGAGAGAGCGGGCGGGGTTAGCTGCAACCGTTATCACGTATCGATCTCGTTCGGCCTTGCGGGAAGTGGCGAAAGTTTTTGGCCTTTCGGAGGATGCGGCGGGTGCATTGTCAGGTACGGTTTGGGGCCGTTCGTCTCGCGGTGGGAATGAGGATCAGATTCGTGAAGCGGGACTGGATCCGGAAGAAGTTGTTGTTTCTCAAGTGCTTAAATATGCGAGGGAATTGATCGGGTTTCCTCGGCATTTGTCTCAGCATGTAGGTGGTTTTGTCATCACGCAAGGGCGGTTGGACGAGGTTGTTCCGGTGATGAATGCGGCTATGGAAGGCCGGACAACCATTGAATGGGACAAGGATGACCTTGAGGCACTGGGACTTTTGAAGATTGATGTCCTCGCCCTTGGAATGCTTACAGCTATTCGTAAGGCATTAGATTTATTAAGAGATAACTATGACCAAGATCTAACGATTGGGAGTATTCCTCCTGAGGATGGCGATGTCTATGACATGATCTGCCGAGCGGATACGCTGGGTGTGTTCCAGATTGAGAGCAGGGCGCAGATGAGCATGTTGCCGCGTTTGAGGCCGCGTGAGTTTTATGATCTGGTGATTGAGGTTGCGATTGTGCGGCCTGGGCCTATTCAGGGCGATATGGTGCATCCGTATTTGCGGCGGCGGCAGAAGAAGGAAGCGGTGCATTATCCGAAGGAAGAGCTGCGGGATGTGCTGGGTAAAACCCTTGGGGTGCCGCTGTTTCAAGAGCAGGCGATGAAGATTGCTATCGTGGCGGCAGATTTTACTCCCGGTGAGGCGGACCGTTTGCGGCGGGCAATGGCGACGTTCCGCCGTGTGGGAACCATCCAGACGTTTCAGGATAAGATGGTCAACGGCATGGTGGCGCGTGGATACGAAAAAGACTTTGCAGAACGGTGCTTTAAGCAGATTGAGGGCTTTGGGGAATACGGCTTTCCCGAAAGCCACGCAGCCAGTTTTGCCTTGCTGGTTTATGCCTCCTGTTGGCTGAAGGCGCGATACCCTGATGTGTTTTGTGCTGCGATGCTTAATTCCCAACCGATGGGATTTTATGCCCCTGCACAGTTGGTACGAGATGCACGGGAACATGGCGTGGATGTGCGCGAGGTGGATATTAACCTTTCACGCTGGGATGCCACGCTGGAGCCGGATGGAGATGCATGGCGGCGGCTTCATCCGTGTCATAAAGAGATGCAAGGGACCATTAAGTCAGAGCATGCAGTACGATTAGGTCTTCGTAGTATCAAGGGCTTAGCGCAAGCCGATATCGAAAAACTGGTAGCTGCACGTGGGCGGGGCTATGATTCTGTGCGGGATCTCTGGCTGCGCACCGGTTTGTCGCGATCGGTTATTGCCAAGCTTGCAGAAGCGGATGCGTTTCGCTCTCTTGGGTTGGATCGGCGGGGTGCATTGTGGGCTGCGCAAGGGCTGGAAGCGGGCGGAGCGGCTGAAAGACTGCCATTATTTGACCGTGCGGACCTTCATGAACTGCGTCCTGAACCGGATGTGAACCTGCCTCCGATGCTTCCCGGAGAGCATATTATGGCTGATTATCAGAGTCTTACGTTGTCCTTGAAGGGGCACCCAGTCTCGTTTGTGCGGAACACGCTTGCACGCGCTCGCGTTGTTATGTGCGCGGATTTGCAAGGTTTCGGTTCTGGACGAAAGATTTCGGTGGCTGGGCTCGTTCTTGTGCGGCAAAGACCCGGTTCTGCTAAGGGTGTCATCTTCATGACGGTGGAAGATGAAGGCGGCATTGCGAATGTGATTGTCTGGCCCAAATGTTTCGAAAAATATCGCGCTTTGGTTTTGGGGACGCGGTTCATCAAAGTGACGGGGCGTTTGCAAAACGCGGAGGGCGTTATTCACGTGATTGCGGAGCATCTGGAAGATATGACGGATTTGCTTGGTCAGCTTTCGGTGGCGAAATTTGCAGGTGCGGCCCTTGCTCATGCTGATGAGGTGCGCCGACCTGTTATTGAGCTAGCTGCCAAGATCCAGCCGGGTCGTGGGTTGGCGAAACTGGTGCAGGAGGTACCCGAGGTGGCGAAGGACTTTGCCGACCTTGCGCAAAAGGCGCGTCAGGTGTTGCCGGGTGGTCGGAATTTTCATTAA
- a CDS encoding TfoX/Sxy family protein, whose protein sequence is MAYDEELSDQLRVGLEGIMGISEKRMMGGLCFFLDGNMLAGAHRIKSSEARFMFRVGKANEAEALTRDGAEIVELGGRRMGGLVFVPGDVCDGAALREWISLSMSFVTTLPAKELKGMR, encoded by the coding sequence ATGGCTTATGATGAGGAGCTCAGCGATCAGCTGCGTGTGGGATTGGAAGGCATAATGGGCATTTCAGAAAAGCGGATGATGGGTGGTCTGTGCTTTTTTCTGGATGGCAACATGTTGGCTGGAGCGCACCGCATTAAAAGCAGTGAGGCTCGCTTCATGTTTCGGGTTGGCAAAGCCAATGAAGCTGAAGCTCTAACTCGGGATGGTGCCGAGATTGTTGAACTTGGTGGCCGGCGTATGGGCGGGCTGGTGTTTGTGCCCGGCGATGTGTGTGATGGAGCCGCGCTCAGAGAGTGGATTTCTCTGAGCATGAGTTTTGTAACGACCTTGCCGGCAAAAGAGCTGAAAGGGATGCGCTAG
- a CDS encoding AAA family ATPase — MAQIIFLHGASSCGKSTIARGLQAEIEKPFWNISIDHLRDAGVLPMDRFRKGDFVWADARAAFFEGFHTSLAAYANAGNNLILEHILDTEGWLEALQRLFAPHDVFFVAVHCPLPLLIQRESARGDRPKGSAKQDFETVHVGRRYDIDLNSEDDVDANVQILLAAWREKQRSSDFSL; from the coding sequence TTGGCACAAATAATTTTTCTTCATGGAGCATCAAGTTGCGGTAAATCTACGATTGCCAGAGGTTTGCAAGCAGAAATTGAGAAGCCGTTTTGGAACATTTCGATTGACCACCTGCGTGACGCTGGCGTTCTTCCTATGGATCGTTTCCGCAAAGGGGACTTCGTTTGGGCGGATGCACGCGCTGCCTTTTTTGAGGGGTTCCACACATCACTCGCAGCCTATGCTAATGCTGGAAATAATCTAATATTAGAGCACATCTTGGACACAGAAGGCTGGTTGGAAGCATTGCAACGCCTTTTCGCCCCACATGACGTGTTTTTCGTCGCCGTGCATTGCCCACTTCCATTGTTGATCCAACGTGAAAGTGCCCGAGGAGATCGGCCAAAGGGTAGCGCTAAACAGGATTTCGAGACGGTTCATGTAGGCAGACGCTATGATATCGACCTAAACTCGGAAGATGATGTAGATGCTAATGTCCAAATTCTTTTAGCTGCTTGGCGCGAAAAGCAACGTTCATCGGATTTCAGTTTGTAG
- a CDS encoding type II toxin-antitoxin system VapC family toxin: MLSQSFARFKQGNFATWCETVDADDLYISAITVMELEMGILRLERKDKTQGTILRLWFDQLVLPEFSNRVLAVDTQVAQRCAQLHVPDPKSERDALIAATALVHGMPLVTRNTADFRNTSVSLKNPWLLTETTT, translated from the coding sequence ATGTTGTCTCAGAGCTTCGCAAGGTTCAAGCAGGGAAACTTTGCAACATGGTGTGAGACTGTCGATGCTGACGACCTTTACATCTCTGCCATCACAGTTATGGAATTGGAGATGGGAATCTTGAGATTGGAACGTAAAGATAAAACGCAAGGGACGATCTTGCGCTTGTGGTTCGATCAATTGGTCCTTCCCGAATTTTCAAATAGAGTATTGGCAGTGGATACTCAGGTTGCACAGCGGTGTGCTCAACTCCATGTACCGGACCCAAAGAGTGAGAGGGACGCATTGATAGCTGCAACAGCATTAGTACATGGAATGCCCCTTGTAACGCGGAACACCGCAGATTTTAGAAATACGAGTGTTTCACTTAAAAACCCATGGCTTCTCACAGAAACCACAACATAG
- a CDS encoding type II toxin-antitoxin system Phd/YefM family antitoxin, producing MPVTTLSSREFNQDIGKAKRASSKGPVIITDRGKPSQVLLSFEEYKRLTSQRRSIAKALAMPSAADIKFDLQKSSITSKPVDLI from the coding sequence ATGCCAGTTACAACGCTATCAAGCCGAGAATTTAACCAGGACATCGGAAAAGCGAAACGCGCCAGCAGCAAAGGACCGGTTATCATTACTGACCGGGGTAAGCCTTCTCAAGTTCTGTTGTCTTTTGAAGAGTACAAACGCCTGACCAGTCAACGGCGCAGTATTGCGAAGGCGCTTGCAATGCCGAGTGCAGCAGACATCAAGTTTGACCTACAAAAATCCAGCATAACGAGTAAGCCGGTAGACCTAATTTGA
- a CDS encoding YchJ family metal-binding protein yields MPTPCPCQSGKDFEACCQPFLEGKALPETAEQLMRSRYSAYATKTIGYLKETLWPRYQKSFSPIEIAEYAEQTQWLGLEILATQKGQAGDAKGSVLFCAKYLAHGKFGEQRELSLFKKRGGRWYYVEPLEEGARL; encoded by the coding sequence ATGCCCACGCCCTGCCCTTGCCAATCAGGAAAAGACTTTGAAGCCTGCTGCCAGCCATTTTTGGAGGGCAAAGCTCTGCCGGAAACAGCAGAACAGCTCATGCGCTCCCGCTACAGCGCCTATGCAACAAAGACCATCGGATACCTGAAGGAAACCCTGTGGCCGCGCTACCAGAAATCATTTAGCCCCATTGAGATCGCCGAGTATGCAGAGCAAACCCAATGGCTTGGACTGGAAATTCTGGCAACGCAAAAAGGTCAGGCAGGCGATGCAAAAGGCAGCGTGCTCTTCTGCGCCAAATACCTTGCCCACGGTAAGTTCGGCGAACAACGCGAGCTCAGCCTGTTCAAAAAACGCGGTGGCCGCTGGTATTATGTTGAACCGCTAGAAGAAGGCGCGCGCCTCTAG